From a single Ignavibacteria bacterium genomic region:
- a CDS encoding 4Fe-4S binding protein: MNYLKPVYTEKANCQDCYKCVRACPVKAIKVEDGSATVMYELCIMCGTCVEVCPAGAKKVRDDLGRVRQLLRLKDRVIASLAPSFVSEFPGLKPARMIAALKRLGFYGVSETAIGAQEVSANVAELLQKNEGKLLISSACPSVVEYLKKYKPQVSGYLTNLLSPLLSQCRLLKSIYGSDIGIVFIGPCIAKKKEADLHPELLDAAITYEDLRRWLKEENLSLEELACSESDTFIPEKAKEGALYPVDGGMIAGLKASLPVTDCRFMSFSGISNISNALRDAEKLELKDNLFLELLACNGGCINGPKAQNRCSTLLKRYNVISQAEYPEQEIPRKPSITIEENFNVPAVERKQYSEREIRAVLDDIGKINHKDELNCAGCGYNSCRDFAVSFLDGKSEKTMCVSYMRQLAQKKANALIKTMPSGIVIVDDKLKIVESNQNFAHLMGEETEFLFEVKPGLEGAFLNKIAPFYKLFQNVLESGTDIVGKEINHNGSVLLFSIFTIEKNRYVGGIFRDITEPWVRKEQIITKAKQVIRKNLSTVQKIAYLLGENAAETEVILNGIIESFSTDKIDDIDG, from the coding sequence ATGAATTACTTAAAGCCTGTTTATACAGAAAAAGCAAATTGCCAGGACTGCTACAAATGTGTACGCGCCTGCCCTGTTAAAGCCATTAAAGTTGAAGACGGAAGCGCCACCGTCATGTACGAACTATGTATCATGTGCGGCACCTGCGTGGAAGTCTGCCCCGCAGGAGCAAAAAAAGTAAGAGATGACCTGGGACGCGTGCGCCAGCTTCTGAGGCTTAAAGACCGCGTAATAGCTTCCCTTGCTCCCTCATTTGTAAGTGAATTCCCCGGACTTAAACCGGCGCGCATGATTGCAGCCTTAAAAAGGCTCGGCTTCTATGGCGTTTCTGAAACCGCCATCGGAGCACAGGAGGTTTCGGCTAACGTTGCAGAGCTCCTGCAGAAAAACGAGGGGAAACTCCTGATCTCTTCGGCCTGCCCCTCTGTAGTTGAATACCTTAAAAAATACAAACCACAGGTGTCAGGATACCTTACAAACCTGCTTTCCCCGCTTCTTTCACAGTGCAGGCTCCTTAAAAGTATTTACGGCAGCGATATAGGCATAGTGTTTATCGGGCCCTGCATTGCAAAGAAAAAAGAGGCCGACCTTCACCCGGAACTGCTGGATGCCGCAATTACATATGAGGACTTAAGGCGCTGGCTGAAAGAGGAAAACCTCTCACTCGAGGAACTCGCCTGCTCTGAAAGTGACACGTTTATTCCTGAGAAGGCAAAAGAAGGCGCGCTCTACCCGGTTGACGGCGGCATGATTGCAGGCCTTAAGGCCAGCCTTCCCGTAACGGACTGCCGCTTTATGAGCTTCTCCGGCATAAGCAATATTTCCAATGCCCTCAGGGACGCGGAGAAACTTGAACTTAAAGACAACCTTTTCCTTGAACTCCTGGCCTGCAATGGCGGTTGCATCAACGGCCCCAAGGCACAGAACAGGTGCTCAACCTTGCTTAAGAGGTACAATGTTATAAGCCAGGCCGAATATCCGGAACAAGAGATCCCGAGAAAGCCTTCAATAACAATTGAAGAAAACTTTAATGTGCCGGCTGTCGAAAGAAAACAGTACAGCGAACGGGAAATCAGGGCCGTGCTCGACGATATCGGCAAAATTAACCATAAGGATGAACTTAACTGCGCCGGGTGCGGCTATAATTCATGCCGCGACTTTGCCGTCTCGTTTCTTGACGGAAAGTCAGAGAAGACAATGTGCGTTTCATACATGAGGCAGCTCGCGCAGAAAAAGGCAAACGCCCTCATTAAAACGATGCCTTCGGGAATCGTGATCGTCGACGATAAGCTTAAGATTGTTGAAAGCAACCAGAACTTCGCACACCTAATGGGAGAGGAAACCGAATTTCTCTTCGAGGTTAAGCCGGGCCTTGAAGGCGCGTTCTTAAATAAAATCGCCCCGTTCTATAAACTCTTCCAGAATGTGCTTGAAAGCGGTACCGATATAGTGGGCAAGGAAATTAACCATAACGGCTCTGTACTTTTGTTCTCAATCTTCACAATTGAGAAGAACCGCTATGTGGGAGGCATATTCAGGGATATTACCGAACCCTGGGTGCGCAAGGAACAGATAATTACAAAGGCCAAACAGGTTATACGCAAGAATTTATCGACGGTACAGAAGATAGCCTACCTCCTGGGCGAAAATGCCGCTGAAACTGAAGTTATATTAAACGGAATTATTGAATCCTTCTCTACGGATAAGATTGATGACATTGACGGGTAA
- a CDS encoding redox-sensing transcriptional repressor Rex: MLGSNHSVIRLLKYKSILLRFRILGFKRVFSENLADAAGFTSAQVRKDFSVFGISGYRRGGYQIDELLAKLNSILGKDVVQKAVILGAGHIGSALLKYKGFESEGIQITAAFDVDPEKINREGIIPVYPFDELKDFVINNGIKIGILAVTEAFAQEAFDAMISAGIKGVLNFAPFKLKGTSETFINNVDLLGELEKVIYFVRSAEKTS; encoded by the coding sequence ATGCTTGGAAGTAATCATTCAGTTATCAGGCTTTTGAAATATAAATCTATATTACTGCGCTTTAGAATATTAGGTTTTAAGAGGGTCTTCTCTGAAAACCTCGCTGACGCAGCTGGTTTTACTTCGGCTCAGGTTAGAAAAGATTTCTCAGTATTTGGAATTTCAGGCTACCGCAGGGGCGGCTATCAGATCGATGAGCTCCTGGCCAAACTTAACAGTATACTCGGCAAGGACGTGGTTCAGAAAGCCGTTATTCTGGGCGCCGGGCATATCGGCAGTGCGCTTCTGAAATATAAGGGATTTGAAAGCGAAGGCATACAGATCACTGCGGCTTTTGATGTCGATCCGGAGAAGATAAACCGGGAAGGAATTATTCCCGTATACCCTTTTGATGAGCTGAAGGATTTTGTTATTAACAACGGCATTAAGATCGGCATTCTGGCTGTTACAGAAGCCTTTGCACAGGAAGCATTCGATGCAATGATTTCCGCAGGAATTAAGGGAGTCTTGAATTTTGCTCCCTTTAAGCTTAAAGGCACCTCGGAGACATTTATTAATAACGTGGACCTGCTGGGCGAACTGGAAAAGGTAATTTATTTCGTCAGGTCAGCTGAAAAGACAAGCTGA
- a CDS encoding (2Fe-2S) ferredoxin domain-containing protein, whose product MQEENIQNSIVICMGSSCFSRGNNKNLEVIREFIRANNLKLKVEVSGNLCEDMCNKGPNVRINGKLYNFVDPSTLVELLNYVLIK is encoded by the coding sequence ATGCAAGAGGAAAATATTCAAAACAGTATCGTAATCTGTATGGGCAGCTCCTGCTTTTCAAGAGGAAATAACAAGAACCTGGAAGTAATCAGGGAATTTATACGGGCTAATAACCTGAAATTAAAAGTAGAGGTTTCAGGTAACCTTTGCGAGGATATGTGCAACAAGGGTCCTAACGTAAGGATAAACGGGAAATTATATAATTTCGTGGATCCTTCCACACTTGTTGAACTGCTGAACTATGTGCTTATTAAATAG
- a CDS encoding 4Fe-4S binding protein, which translates to MENNFLTIDGRKIPINGEKNLLEIIRKAGIDLPTFCYHSELSVYGACRLCLVELEGRGIIGACSTKPEAGMKIKTTTQEIREIRKITLELLLANGEHHCPTCAKSSNCKLQDIAKRHGVEEVRFKRMKQTVPLDTSTHSLVRDPNKCILCGDCVRACSEIQSIGAIDFAFRGSNAAVLPAFGKDLEMVECIDCGQCSRVCPTGAITPKSEIDDVWKAISDPSKTVIAQIAPAVRVAIGEMFNMAPGVDATGQIAAALKIIGFDKIFDTSFSADLTIIEEANELIKRIETGEKLPQFTSCCPGWVKFAEQYFPDLLPNLSSCRSPQQMFGSLAKETLTKELNRDRKDLIVVSIMPCTAKKFEARRPEFSKDGSPDVDYVLTTQELGRMIDQAGIIFNSLEPESLDMPFGFKTGAGVIFGNSGGVMEAALRFVYEKLTQKKLEHVDFHEVRGTEGLREVNLDIAGTNISVAVVHGLKNARAMAEKVKRGECKYDFIEVMSCPNGCIGGAGQPVTFEMSVKEKRTAGLYSADKNLQIHKSQDNPFVQEAYNTTLEYAGSPKAHSLLHTTYSSRRRVSDVDIELLKGSEKNKLEISVCVGTSCYLKGSQDLLHKLIDHVDDNNLQEKVDIKATFCLEQCDRGPSVTINGNTLEKCTLEKACQVMDSELKKY; encoded by the coding sequence ATGGAAAATAACTTTTTAACTATAGATGGAAGAAAAATTCCGATTAACGGCGAGAAAAACCTTTTAGAGATAATCAGAAAAGCAGGCATAGATCTGCCTACTTTCTGCTACCACTCGGAGCTCAGCGTCTACGGAGCCTGCAGGCTCTGCCTGGTTGAACTTGAAGGAAGGGGAATTATAGGCGCCTGCTCAACAAAGCCCGAAGCAGGCATGAAAATTAAAACCACAACGCAGGAAATCCGCGAAATCAGGAAAATAACGCTGGAACTCCTCCTTGCCAACGGCGAGCACCACTGCCCCACATGCGCCAAGAGCTCTAACTGCAAACTGCAGGACATTGCAAAGCGCCACGGCGTGGAAGAGGTCAGATTCAAAAGGATGAAGCAGACCGTTCCTCTGGATACTTCTACACACTCACTGGTAAGAGACCCTAATAAATGTATTTTATGCGGCGACTGCGTGCGCGCCTGCAGCGAAATTCAGTCTATCGGTGCCATTGATTTTGCATTCCGCGGCTCCAACGCCGCCGTGCTTCCTGCCTTCGGCAAGGACCTCGAAATGGTTGAATGCATCGACTGCGGCCAGTGCTCAAGAGTATGCCCTACGGGCGCCATTACTCCTAAATCTGAAATCGATGATGTCTGGAAAGCAATTAGCGACCCGTCCAAAACCGTAATTGCACAGATCGCCCCTGCAGTAAGAGTGGCAATTGGCGAAATGTTCAACATGGCTCCCGGCGTTGATGCTACCGGTCAGATCGCCGCGGCTCTTAAGATAATCGGCTTCGACAAAATCTTTGATACCTCATTTTCAGCTGACCTCACCATTATTGAAGAAGCTAATGAGCTCATTAAAAGAATTGAAACAGGAGAAAAACTCCCGCAGTTTACCTCCTGCTGCCCGGGCTGGGTTAAATTTGCAGAACAGTATTTCCCTGACCTCCTGCCGAACCTTTCATCCTGCCGCTCACCGCAGCAGATGTTCGGATCTCTGGCAAAGGAAACCCTTACAAAAGAATTAAACCGCGACAGGAAAGATCTAATAGTCGTTTCAATTATGCCCTGCACGGCAAAGAAATTTGAGGCAAGGCGCCCTGAATTTTCAAAAGACGGCTCGCCGGATGTGGACTATGTACTGACAACACAGGAATTAGGACGCATGATAGACCAGGCAGGCATTATCTTTAACAGCCTGGAGCCCGAATCGCTCGACATGCCCTTTGGCTTTAAGACCGGGGCAGGAGTCATTTTCGGAAATTCCGGCGGCGTTATGGAAGCGGCTCTCAGGTTTGTCTACGAAAAGCTGACGCAGAAAAAGCTCGAACACGTGGACTTCCATGAAGTACGCGGCACAGAAGGCCTCAGAGAGGTAAATCTCGATATCGCAGGCACAAATATCAGCGTTGCAGTAGTGCACGGACTTAAGAACGCACGCGCTATGGCGGAAAAAGTAAAAAGGGGAGAGTGCAAGTACGACTTTATTGAAGTAATGTCATGCCCCAACGGCTGCATCGGCGGCGCGGGTCAGCCGGTCACTTTTGAAATGAGCGTTAAGGAAAAAAGAACAGCAGGCCTGTATTCGGCCGACAAGAACCTTCAGATTCATAAATCACAGGATAACCCGTTTGTTCAGGAAGCCTATAACACAACGCTCGAATATGCCGGCAGCCCTAAGGCCCACAGCCTCCTGCATACAACTTATAGCAGCAGGCGCAGGGTTTCGGACGTTGACATAGAACTCCTTAAAGGCTCTGAGAAAAACAAGCTCGAGATCAGCGTCTGCGTCGGAACGAGCTGCTATCTTAAGGGATCGCAGGACCTCCTGCATAAGCTCATCGATCACGTCGATGACAATAATCTTCAGGAGAAAGTTGACATTAAGGCTACTTTCTGCCTCGAGCAGTGCGACCGCGGCCCATCGGTTACTATAAATGGGAATACACTTGAAAAGTGCACTCTGGAGAAAGCCTGCCAGGTAATGGACTCTGAACTGAAGAAGTACTGA